The following coding sequences lie in one Treponema sp. OMZ 790 genomic window:
- a CDS encoding HPr family phosphocarrier protein, producing MISKTIKVQNRAGIHARPAALIAQKSNNFSSEIFLCREDAKINAKSVIGIITMAAAYGTELTLTCDGPDENEACEAIETIFNNKFEEE from the coding sequence ATGATTTCAAAAACCATTAAGGTTCAAAATCGGGCAGGAATACACGCCCGCCCGGCAGCACTCATTGCACAAAAATCGAACAACTTTTCTTCGGAGATTTTTTTATGCAGGGAAGATGCAAAAATCAATGCTAAGTCGGTAATAGGAATTATTACAATGGCAGCAGCTTACGGCACGGAACTCACTTTAACCTGTGACGGCCCCGATGAAAACGAAGCCTGCGAAGCCATTGAAACTATTTTTAACAATAAATTTGAAGAAGAATAA
- a CDS encoding TldD/PmbA family protein: protein MQYDDLKRHERLFSEYTELRIQENTAMAVTAVNGDLVNNVQSKKAGVCARSFKDGVWGFASSPEQTDEAIASSIKSANENVTFLAKKAGTNQKKLPAFTGQGKYGKYDSAKDADQKEVIEFIKDLENYTVKKYPELQSRTFSLGANGTERYLITSDKADAHTYISRANLFIQLKLISEGQPVGLYEVFGGYGQFKDLFDKPSLYYSKIDKIVENLKQKAEGVYALPGFHDVVLGPDLAGILAHEAIGHTTESDFVMSGSVAADFMNKEVATPLVTLVDFAYEYNGNLCPVPIWIDDEGVAAKDAVIIKDGILRSYMHNKQSAAIFKVDPTGNARANEFSDEPLVRMRNTAILPGKDKLEDMIASIEDGYYFVRSSNGQADSTSEFMFGVVLGYEIKNGKIGKAVKDCTIAGVAFDMLKTVTMVSDDMSWSNAGMCGKKQLINVGMGGPAIKCKIGVGGRE, encoded by the coding sequence ATGCAATATGATGATTTAAAACGGCATGAACGGCTTTTTTCGGAATACACGGAACTTAGAATTCAAGAAAACACGGCTATGGCGGTAACGGCAGTAAACGGCGATCTTGTAAACAATGTTCAAAGCAAAAAAGCCGGAGTTTGTGCCCGCTCTTTTAAAGACGGAGTATGGGGCTTTGCCTCATCACCTGAACAAACGGATGAAGCAATTGCCTCATCCATAAAATCGGCAAACGAAAACGTCACCTTTTTAGCCAAAAAAGCAGGAACAAATCAAAAAAAACTTCCGGCTTTTACCGGACAAGGAAAGTACGGCAAATATGATTCTGCCAAAGATGCAGACCAAAAAGAAGTTATCGAATTTATAAAAGATCTTGAAAATTATACGGTAAAAAAATATCCTGAGCTGCAATCAAGAACTTTCAGCCTCGGCGCAAACGGCACCGAAAGATACCTTATTACTTCCGATAAGGCCGATGCTCACACCTATATTTCAAGAGCAAACTTATTTATTCAATTGAAGTTAATCTCGGAAGGGCAGCCTGTGGGGCTTTATGAAGTTTTCGGAGGTTACGGCCAGTTTAAAGACCTTTTCGATAAACCTTCTCTTTATTATTCAAAGATAGATAAAATTGTCGAAAACCTAAAACAAAAAGCGGAAGGAGTCTATGCCCTCCCCGGTTTTCACGATGTAGTGCTGGGGCCTGACCTTGCAGGCATTCTCGCTCATGAAGCCATCGGCCACACAACGGAATCCGACTTTGTAATGTCGGGCTCTGTTGCAGCTGATTTTATGAATAAAGAAGTAGCAACGCCTCTTGTTACCCTTGTAGACTTTGCCTATGAGTACAACGGCAATCTCTGCCCTGTTCCGATTTGGATAGATGATGAGGGAGTTGCCGCAAAAGATGCGGTAATCATCAAAGACGGAATTTTGCGCTCCTACATGCATAACAAACAGTCGGCAGCAATCTTCAAAGTAGATCCGACAGGCAATGCCAGAGCAAACGAGTTCTCCGATGAGCCTTTAGTCCGCATGAGAAATACAGCCATTCTCCCCGGAAAGGACAAACTGGAGGACATGATAGCGAGCATTGAAGACGGCTACTATTTTGTACGCTCTTCAAACGGACAAGCCGATTCTACAAGCGAATTTATGTTCGGCGTAGTACTCGGTTATGAAATCAAAAACGGAAAAATCGGCAAAGCAGTAAAGGACTGCACAATAGCGGGAGTTGCCTTCGATATGCTGAAAACCGTAACTATGGTAAGTGACGATATGAGTTGGAGCAATGCCGGCATGTGCGGAAAAAAGCAGCTCATCAATGTAGGAATGGGCGGGCCTGCAATCAAGTGTAAAATCGGAGTAGGAGGACGTGAATAA
- a CDS encoding TldD/PmbA family protein, translated as MNGFDGIKHAEFILDALKKEGADKAATRVSKSVKSEMNIDAGRLSLYRSTTDISVSMTSLVESKKGYIAGNDLSEKALKENAAKAVSLSRSSEKDDGNDISPMQKGETLSYGDTQPNNEKMYERLKEFLDYTKSAYPNLQLNQCVLDFTRREQNFANSNGVRFTQSSGIYNFSAMFFAKNAKGTSSFNYSGAAHLNLNKPLKDWGNLDEIMRENCGQTVTNPLSGSFEGDIVITPPSFMGFVEMMLGLFMSDMPLITGTSIWKDKLNQKVLSDLFTLHSFPRKPGTELESLYTQDGFKAENETLIEKGVLKDFVLGLYGSKKTGLPRCVSGGEGLIIEGGNTAKADMIKKVKKGILLGRFSGGSPAANGDFSGVAKNSYLIENGEITKPLSETMIAGNIVKMFSDIISVSKEKVDYGNAIVPWMHSTGITISGK; from the coding sequence ATGAACGGATTTGACGGAATAAAACATGCGGAATTTATCTTGGACGCCCTTAAAAAAGAAGGTGCCGATAAGGCAGCAACAAGGGTTTCAAAAAGCGTAAAAAGCGAAATGAATATTGATGCAGGCCGTTTAAGCCTTTACAGGAGTACTACGGATATTTCCGTTTCGATGACCTCTCTTGTAGAAAGCAAAAAGGGCTATATCGCAGGGAACGACTTAAGCGAAAAGGCTTTAAAAGAAAACGCTGCAAAGGCAGTTTCCCTTTCACGCTCTTCCGAAAAGGATGATGGAAACGATATTTCTCCTATGCAAAAGGGAGAAACTCTTTCTTACGGAGATACGCAGCCCAATAACGAAAAAATGTATGAGAGGCTGAAAGAGTTTTTGGATTATACAAAATCGGCCTATCCTAATTTACAATTAAACCAATGCGTTTTGGATTTTACAAGAAGAGAACAAAACTTTGCAAACTCAAACGGTGTGCGTTTTACTCAAAGCTCAGGCATATATAATTTTTCTGCAATGTTCTTTGCAAAAAATGCAAAGGGAACAAGCAGCTTTAACTATAGCGGAGCCGCTCACCTTAACTTGAATAAGCCTTTAAAGGACTGGGGAAACCTCGATGAGATTATGAGGGAAAACTGCGGACAAACAGTGACCAATCCTCTTTCAGGTTCTTTTGAAGGAGACATAGTAATAACACCGCCCAGCTTTATGGGCTTCGTTGAAATGATGTTAGGGCTTTTTATGAGCGACATGCCTCTCATTACCGGCACGTCTATTTGGAAGGATAAATTAAACCAAAAAGTATTATCGGATTTATTTACCCTCCATTCATTTCCGCGAAAGCCGGGTACCGAACTTGAAAGCCTTTACACGCAAGACGGCTTTAAGGCCGAAAACGAAACCCTCATCGAAAAAGGAGTTTTAAAAGACTTTGTTTTAGGGCTTTACGGCTCCAAAAAAACCGGACTTCCCCGCTGCGTCTCGGGAGGAGAGGGTTTAATAATAGAAGGCGGAAATACGGCAAAGGCCGATATGATTAAGAAAGTCAAAAAGGGAATTTTACTCGGCCGTTTTTCAGGCGGAAGCCCTGCCGCAAACGGAGACTTTTCCGGTGTTGCAAAAAACTCCTACCTTATCGAAAACGGCGAAATTACAAAACCTCTTTCCGAAACGATGATAGCCGGAAACATCGTAAAAATGTTCAGCGATATAATTTCGGTTTCAAAAGAAAAAGTAGACTATGGAAATGCAATAGTTCCGTGGATGCATTCTACGGGAATTACTATTTCAGGAAAGTAA
- a CDS encoding HDOD domain-containing protein, whose protein sequence is MLPSKEEAERLLEEACLKNPGPWREHSIVAGKCAQKIASACKDLDPVKAYILGLLHDIGRQEGVTALAHVIDGYEYLMKLGYDEAARVCITHSFSIKDIETYIGKNDVGPEAYKKIKKLIDEYEYDDYDRLIQLCDSIALPQGSAKIEERMSDVKKRHGYYPQDKWNKHIELKKYFEQKSGLDIDNLGIGPEYKF, encoded by the coding sequence ATGTTACCTTCTAAAGAAGAAGCAGAAAGATTACTTGAAGAGGCTTGTTTAAAAAATCCCGGACCTTGGCGGGAACACTCCATCGTTGCAGGCAAGTGCGCACAAAAAATCGCTTCAGCCTGTAAGGACTTGGATCCCGTCAAGGCTTATATCTTGGGACTTCTCCACGATATAGGACGGCAAGAGGGCGTAACCGCCCTAGCCCATGTGATAGACGGCTATGAATATCTTATGAAATTAGGCTATGATGAAGCCGCCCGAGTATGTATAACTCATTCCTTTTCCATAAAAGATATAGAAACCTACATAGGCAAAAATGATGTCGGCCCGGAAGCTTATAAAAAAATAAAAAAGCTTATCGACGAATACGAATATGATGATTACGACAGACTCATCCAGCTATGCGACAGCATCGCCCTGCCTCAAGGCTCCGCAAAAATAGAAGAAAGGATGAGCGACGTCAAAAAACGCCACGGCTATTATCCCCAAGATAAATGGAACAAACATATCGAACTAAAAAAATACTTTGAACAAAAATCCGGCTTGGATATAGATAATCTCGGAATCGGCCCGGAATATAAATTTTAA
- a CDS encoding ABC transporter permease: MNYCYKLLVLKIKEQLSFKNDSVLWLVVRVLNSIMGILVLVFIFNKTLEIKGFNREECLLIYSLYTISVDVFYCFFAWTLWYSNTYILQGKLSLVLTLPVNPFLYITFDNFALSEVFGIVTGLSIFIYSAYTLNLGIITILSLFLFLIAGTFGIIGIFLIVSSFSIKYPKIEEAFSPLMDMLDFAQYPISIYNAFIKFILTYIFPVSMIAFYPAAFSLHKYSFNIKFILLPMYSIIIFIIGYLFFMKSIKKYEGTGS, from the coding sequence ATGAATTATTGTTATAAACTTTTGGTCTTAAAAATAAAAGAACAGCTTTCTTTTAAAAACGATTCTGTTTTATGGTTAGTTGTTAGGGTCTTAAATTCTATAATGGGAATATTGGTTCTTGTTTTTATTTTCAATAAAACTCTTGAAATAAAAGGGTTTAACAGAGAAGAATGTTTGCTGATTTATTCTTTATATACAATTTCAGTTGATGTGTTTTATTGTTTTTTTGCTTGGACTCTTTGGTATTCAAATACTTATATACTGCAAGGTAAATTAAGTTTGGTATTAACTCTTCCGGTTAATCCTTTTTTGTACATCACTTTTGATAACTTTGCCTTATCTGAAGTTTTTGGAATTGTTACAGGTTTATCAATTTTTATATATTCGGCTTATACTTTAAATTTAGGCATAATAACCATCTTATCCTTATTCTTATTTTTAATTGCAGGAACTTTCGGTATTATCGGCATATTTTTGATAGTCTCATCTTTTTCTATAAAATATCCTAAAATAGAAGAAGCTTTTTCGCCCCTAATGGATATGCTCGATTTTGCTCAATACCCCATATCTATTTATAATGCGTTTATCAAGTTTATTTTAACATACATATTTCCTGTCTCAATGATAGCATTTTATCCTGCGGCTTTTAGCTTGCATAAATATTCATTTAATATTAAATTTATTCTTTTACCGATGTATTCCATAATTATATTTATAATCGGTTATCTATTCTTTATGAAAAGCATAAAAAAATATGAAGGCACAGGGAGTTAA
- a CDS encoding ABC-2 family transporter protein, whose translation MKYLLGIISLNIKQHLYFKISAIFSIFSLLFLFLIKSSIWSQIGNTDYISYFAIITIVGSFIGVNTDRYFQTIYQTGSISFLLLRPINFGLNIFLKDFAAATARFILKSLPLLIVLILFFDVNIYYGALNLSLFIFSAFCAYLFNWFTAYIVGLCVFFYGNNEGFIQIKNILFLFFSGSLIPFDFFPKTLQKILNYLPFRVLYQIPIEVLNSTNLKSFSLISRQLYWIFLLLVFTCIFHRRAIKKIEIMGG comes from the coding sequence ATGAAATATTTACTTGGAATTATTTCTTTAAATATTAAACAGCACTTGTATTTTAAAATATCGGCCATTTTTTCTATATTTTCCTTGTTGTTTTTATTTTTAATAAAATCTTCAATTTGGTCGCAAATAGGAAATACGGATTATATTTCTTATTTTGCAATTATAACTATAGTCGGTTCTTTTATCGGTGTAAATACCGATAGATATTTTCAAACTATCTATCAAACCGGTTCTATTTCTTTTCTTTTATTAAGACCTATTAATTTCGGTCTTAATATCTTTTTAAAAGATTTTGCGGCAGCTACTGCAAGGTTTATATTAAAATCTCTGCCTTTGCTTATAGTTTTAATTTTATTTTTTGACGTGAACATCTATTACGGTGCCCTAAATTTAAGTTTATTTATTTTTTCAGCTTTTTGTGCATATTTATTTAATTGGTTTACGGCTTATATTGTCGGTTTGTGCGTTTTCTTTTACGGTAATAATGAGGGGTTTATTCAAATTAAAAATATTTTATTTTTATTTTTTTCAGGTTCCTTGATTCCTTTTGATTTTTTTCCTAAAACTTTACAAAAAATCTTAAATTATCTACCGTTTCGAGTGCTGTATCAAATTCCTATTGAGGTTTTAAACAGCACTAATTTAAAATCATTTAGTTTAATATCAAGGCAATTATATTGGATATTTTTACTTTTGGTGTTTACCTGTATTTTTCATAGAAGGGCAATAAAAAAAATAGAGATAATGGGCGGCTAG
- a CDS encoding ATP-binding cassette domain-containing protein, with product MLKLKNISKTYKTQERRFGLLGIVKDMFKADYSEVKALTDISFKIENNENVAIVGKNGSGKSTLIKIISGILRPTSGEVLFNQKNIYENQKEYKRNIGVIFGQRSQLYQNMIFRESLELFRLIYKIEKDEANKRLDSLIDLFKLENLLKKPIREMSLGQKMKCEIALVLFHNPKILLLDEPTIGLDLEVKEQFYNLIKTYKQYNDIILILISHNSDDIINLSERLLVLNNGKLQEDIRTHEFIENYDKSKIVTLLYKKNIDLTEKLQNNFNIREKDFQKNSISFEVDKQVTMEEIFNSLDDKENIYDIKIENEDFSKILLNYYRAYKDKKPE from the coding sequence ATGCTGAAACTTAAAAATATTAGTAAAACATATAAAACTCAAGAAAGAAGATTCGGACTTTTAGGTATCGTAAAAGATATGTTTAAGGCCGATTATTCTGAGGTTAAGGCTTTAACGGATATTTCTTTTAAGATTGAAAATAATGAAAATGTTGCGATAGTCGGCAAAAACGGTTCAGGGAAATCTACCTTGATAAAAATTATTTCGGGTATTTTGCGGCCTACGAGCGGAGAAGTTTTATTTAATCAAAAAAATATCTATGAAAATCAAAAAGAATACAAACGGAATATAGGTGTTATCTTCGGTCAAAGAAGTCAGCTCTACCAAAATATGATTTTTAGAGAATCTTTAGAGCTTTTTAGGCTTATTTATAAAATCGAAAAAGATGAAGCAAATAAAAGGCTCGACAGTCTTATCGATTTGTTTAAGCTTGAAAACCTTTTAAAAAAGCCCATTAGAGAAATGTCTTTAGGACAAAAAATGAAGTGTGAAATTGCTTTGGTTTTATTTCATAATCCTAAAATCCTTCTTTTAGATGAACCGACAATAGGTTTGGATCTTGAAGTAAAAGAGCAATTTTATAATCTGATAAAAACTTATAAACAATATAATGATATTATTTTAATTTTAATTTCTCATAATTCCGATGATATAATCAATCTGTCTGAAAGATTATTGGTTTTAAACAACGGAAAATTACAAGAAGATATAAGAACTCATGAATTTATAGAAAATTATGATAAGTCTAAAATTGTTACACTTTTATATAAAAAGAATATTGATTTAACCGAAAAACTACAAAACAATTTTAATATAAGAGAAAAAGATTTTCAAAAAAACAGTATTTCATTTGAAGTTGATAAACAGGTTACAATGGAAGAAATTTTTAATTCTTTAGATGATAAAGAAAATATTTATGATATAAAAATTGAAAATGAAGATTTTTCTAAAATTTTATTAAACTATTACAGGGCTTACAAGGATAAAAAACCGGAATGA